One genomic window of Leptospira paudalimensis includes the following:
- a CDS encoding MFS transporter — MNQKKSKQETTYLRFFGLAELVNHGPRGILAFWMILGMAFFLFGDQNLIAPNMKNIGASLGITDPNEVDWKFGGIIPVLFFILGGLVSLSMGYLSQAFSRKNLLIATVLLGEIPCLLTAYAQNFDQFLILRTLCGFGLGGIFPLLFSLIGDYFSSQSRAIATGYVSLAMGLGVGVGQLLGGILGGADPINGWRTSFIYMSAPSFFFVAVYLFFCKEPKRGGAEEVGADELSHKITLKDFKLLFENKTNLGAFLQGLPGCIPWGVFFVYLADYYEHTYHLTKEVSAGMITFAAIGIFIGTFFGGVLGQFLYNIKKTYQPLLCMGTTFFGVFPAILLLYSFDIVPHMGLFIGLNVLTGIMISVTGPNVRAVLLNVNEPKSRSAIFSIYNLTDDLGKGLGPVMSAVILGLTPDRGLALSISILFWIPCALAWFLVLFNYEKDEKIMHLLMKQNVS, encoded by the coding sequence ATGAACCAAAAAAAATCAAAACAAGAAACCACCTATCTTCGGTTTTTTGGTCTTGCAGAACTTGTGAACCATGGCCCAAGAGGGATTTTAGCCTTCTGGATGATTTTAGGCATGGCCTTCTTTCTGTTTGGCGATCAAAACTTAATTGCTCCCAATATGAAAAACATTGGAGCTTCCTTAGGGATTACAGATCCAAATGAAGTGGATTGGAAATTTGGTGGGATCATTCCTGTTTTGTTTTTTATCTTGGGTGGACTCGTGTCACTGTCAATGGGGTATCTTTCCCAAGCATTTTCACGAAAAAATTTACTGATCGCAACAGTTTTGTTAGGTGAAATTCCTTGTTTATTGACTGCCTATGCACAGAACTTCGATCAGTTTTTGATTTTAAGGACCTTATGTGGATTTGGACTCGGTGGAATTTTCCCATTACTTTTTAGTTTGATTGGAGATTATTTCTCTAGCCAATCTCGTGCCATTGCTACTGGCTATGTGTCTTTGGCTATGGGTCTTGGTGTTGGAGTAGGGCAGCTGTTAGGTGGAATTTTGGGTGGAGCTGATCCCATCAATGGATGGAGAACATCTTTTATTTACATGTCTGCACCTTCCTTTTTCTTCGTCGCTGTTTATTTATTTTTCTGTAAAGAACCTAAACGAGGTGGAGCAGAAGAAGTGGGAGCCGATGAACTTTCTCATAAAATCACGCTGAAAGACTTTAAGTTACTTTTCGAAAACAAAACCAATCTTGGTGCTTTTTTACAAGGACTTCCTGGCTGTATTCCTTGGGGTGTATTTTTTGTTTATTTAGCAGATTATTATGAACACACATATCACCTAACAAAAGAAGTTTCCGCTGGTATGATTACGTTTGCTGCGATTGGAATTTTTATTGGAACTTTTTTTGGTGGAGTGCTTGGACAATTTTTGTACAATATCAAAAAAACATACCAACCATTATTATGTATGGGAACTACATTCTTTGGAGTATTTCCTGCTATTCTTTTGCTTTACTCGTTTGATATTGTTCCTCATATGGGTCTCTTTATTGGTCTCAATGTATTAACAGGAATTATGATCTCTGTCACTGGCCCAAATGTTAGAGCTGTATTACTCAACGTAAATGAACCAAAATCGAGAAGTGCAATCTTTTCTATCTACAACCTAACGGATGATTTAGGAAAAGGTCTCGGACCTGTAATGTCAGCTGTGATTCTTGGGCTCACACCTGATAGGGGACTTGCTCTTTCCATCTCAATTTTATTTTGGATTCCATGTGCCTTAGCTTGGTTTTTAGTTTTATTCAATTATGAAAAAGATGAAAAAATAATGCATTTGTTAATGAAACAGAATGTTTCCTAA
- a CDS encoding glycogen-binding domain-containing protein, whose product MLKSKFIRIALILLFLTGIGIFADDGMDWIGSFSSGELEMSDETEDQDTVYYLWQLESLKKNIAPRYIRYLDVESYVSSGNLLHRGILFTYNGLRDESVEICGSFNNWECAEMKRNQYGIYYTVIEPNQIKDSYEEDPVYEYKFRVNGLLTYDPENFDKVEDGSGSYYSRFVLDSKDTDRQTKTMVLEDSANEERDLRTVKFQIYLPNAEVVRVVGNFNDWNPEHDFLKKDRKGVFTLEKKLLPGEYHYQFIVDGETMLDTYNPTTNIKIDTNESVSSLLVPERNYALERKM is encoded by the coding sequence ATGTTGAAATCCAAATTCATCCGAATTGCCCTCATTTTACTCTTTTTGACAGGTATTGGAATTTTTGCCGACGATGGCATGGATTGGATCGGAAGTTTTTCTTCCGGAGAACTCGAAATGTCAGATGAAACCGAAGACCAAGACACTGTTTATTACCTATGGCAATTGGAAAGTCTGAAGAAAAACATCGCACCACGTTACATTCGTTATCTTGATGTCGAATCCTATGTTTCGAGTGGGAACCTTCTCCACCGAGGGATTCTTTTCACTTATAATGGCCTTAGAGATGAATCTGTGGAAATCTGCGGTAGTTTTAACAATTGGGAATGTGCTGAAATGAAACGAAACCAATATGGAATTTATTACACAGTCATCGAACCAAACCAAATCAAAGACAGTTATGAAGAAGACCCTGTTTATGAGTATAAATTTCGAGTGAATGGCCTGCTCACCTACGATCCAGAAAACTTCGATAAGGTGGAAGATGGATCTGGGTCTTATTATTCACGTTTTGTTTTGGATTCTAAAGACACAGATCGCCAAACAAAAACGATGGTATTGGAAGATTCCGCAAACGAAGAACGTGACTTACGTACAGTCAAATTTCAAATTTATTTACCAAATGCAGAAGTGGTTCGGGTAGTAGGAAATTTTAATGATTGGAACCCTGAACATGATTTTTTGAAAAAAGATCGTAAAGGGGTTTTTACATTAGAGAAAAAATTACTCCCTGGTGAGTACCACTACCAATTCATCGTAGACGGTGAAACTATGTTAGATACTTACAATCCGACTACGAATATTAAAATCGATACAAATGAATCTGTTTCGTCTCTTTTGGTTCCTGAGCGCAACTACGCATTAGAAAGAAAGATGTAA
- a CDS encoding transketolase family protein, with the protein MGAPSQSTADKKATRDAYGEALVELGASRQDVVVLDADLSGSTKTADFKKKYPERFFNVGVAEQNLVGHAAGLALSGFVPFASSFAMFLSGRAWEVVRNSVVYPKLNVKLVASHGGITVGEDGASHQCIEDFAIMRVIPEMTVICPSDFNETKQVIHAIADYKGPVYVRVGRPAIPVIERENYKFQIGKAEVMSEGKDVCIIANGVMVNEAMTAVGLLKEKGIHATLLNMATIKPLDKETIIAKAKECGTVVTCEEHNVIGGLGSAVSELLSEEYPVPVIKVGMKDSFGKSGTWSGLLDYFGLRAKDVVSHAELAISKKKK; encoded by the coding sequence ATGGGAGCACCTAGCCAATCAACCGCGGACAAAAAAGCAACAAGAGATGCATACGGCGAAGCCTTAGTTGAGTTAGGTGCATCAAGACAAGATGTAGTCGTTTTAGATGCGGACCTATCTGGTTCCACTAAAACTGCTGACTTCAAAAAGAAGTATCCTGAAAGATTTTTTAACGTCGGTGTCGCGGAACAAAACTTAGTTGGTCATGCGGCAGGTTTAGCTCTTTCTGGATTTGTTCCATTTGCTTCAAGTTTTGCTATGTTTTTATCGGGTCGTGCCTGGGAAGTCGTAAGGAATAGTGTCGTTTATCCAAAGTTAAACGTAAAGCTTGTAGCTTCTCACGGTGGTATCACTGTTGGAGAAGATGGTGCTTCTCATCAATGTATTGAAGATTTTGCCATTATGCGTGTCATTCCAGAAATGACTGTCATTTGTCCTTCAGACTTTAATGAAACCAAACAAGTGATTCATGCAATTGCTGATTACAAAGGACCTGTTTATGTAAGAGTGGGAAGACCTGCCATTCCAGTCATCGAACGTGAAAACTACAAATTCCAAATTGGAAAAGCTGAAGTGATGTCGGAAGGTAAGGATGTTTGTATCATTGCTAACGGAGTGATGGTAAACGAAGCCATGACCGCAGTGGGACTCCTCAAAGAAAAAGGAATCCATGCAACTCTCCTTAATATGGCAACAATCAAACCTTTAGACAAAGAGACCATCATTGCAAAAGCAAAAGAATGCGGTACGGTAGTAACATGTGAAGAACACAATGTCATTGGCGGACTTGGTTCTGCTGTATCTGAACTTTTATCAGAAGAATACCCTGTTCCCGTCATCAAAGTGGGAATGAAGGATAGTTTTGGAAAATCAGGTACTTGGAGTGGGCTTCTTGATTATTTTGGCCTTCGAGCCAAAGATGTAGTTTCCCACGCGGAACTTGCCATTTCCAAAAAGAAAAAATAA
- the mtnC gene encoding acireductone synthase translates to MQIKHNLLDIEGTTAPIAFVHEILFPYAKKHIHSFLKTYQFSEEKWKEILAEYEKDLSANDPLFVQKLSMDPSRSQNFPNENTKQLSKDLVPSYFEYLIEKDRKFGPLKEVQGKIWKEGYESGEIKSTVYEDVPKFLKQSIQEGKQNHVYSSGSVEAQVLIYQYSVLGDMRECFTSYFDTAVGGKREKESYLRIAKTLSALPSEIRFFTDIVEEADAASEAGMQVVILNRPGNLPQKPHSFPIWDHF, encoded by the coding sequence ATGCAAATCAAACATAACTTACTTGATATCGAAGGGACAACGGCACCAATTGCCTTTGTACATGAGATTCTGTTTCCTTATGCAAAAAAACACATCCATTCATTTTTAAAGACCTATCAGTTTTCAGAAGAGAAATGGAAGGAAATTCTCGCAGAATACGAGAAAGATTTATCTGCAAACGATCCATTGTTCGTACAAAAACTCTCAATGGACCCATCTCGTTCGCAAAATTTTCCAAATGAAAACACAAAGCAACTTTCGAAAGATCTAGTCCCTTCCTATTTTGAATATCTCATTGAGAAAGATCGTAAATTTGGTCCTTTAAAAGAAGTACAAGGAAAAATTTGGAAAGAGGGATATGAGTCTGGAGAAATCAAAAGTACAGTCTATGAGGATGTTCCCAAATTTTTAAAACAATCCATCCAAGAAGGAAAACAAAACCATGTGTATTCTTCTGGATCTGTGGAAGCGCAAGTTTTAATTTACCAATATTCGGTGTTAGGTGATATGCGTGAGTGTTTTACTTCTTATTTTGATACAGCTGTAGGTGGAAAACGGGAAAAAGAAAGTTATTTAAGAATTGCCAAGACACTTTCTGCGTTACCCAGTGAAATACGTTTTTTTACAGACATTGTGGAAGAAGCGGATGCGGCAAGTGAAGCAGGGATGCAAGTGGTCATTTTGAATCGACCAGGAAATTTGCCTCAAAAACCACATTCGTTTCCCATTTGGGATCATTTTTAA
- a CDS encoding prokaryotic cytochrome C oxidase subunit IV encodes MLRIVITYMILLTIVYLSFYGMGSFVPGNWNLILMSALKFLLISYVFMNLVRAHFFWKLIFSTLIFVYSFGIWYFT; translated from the coding sequence ATGTTACGCATTGTAATTACTTATATGATTTTACTCACAATCGTATATCTGTCGTTTTACGGGATGGGATCGTTTGTACCAGGTAATTGGAATTTGATACTGATGAGTGCACTCAAATTCCTTTTGATATCCTATGTATTTATGAATTTAGTACGAGCCCATTTTTTTTGGAAGTTGATTTTCTCAACTTTGATTTTTGTGTATTCGTTTGGGATCTGGTATTTCACTTAA
- a CDS encoding WecB/TagA/CpsF family glycosyltransferase, with translation MKQLSEIVHNSSKDERDILLEYQNIDVSKLETLNVLGIPIDNVTTDEAIAKLFRVLEKKEGMHHVLFLDPIKLMRMRPKKSLHRIAEKAGTILVEGAGIGWMTKGRLKERVTPIAVMMDLIRLAELKEFTAFIFGAKDEIVERIYFNLTRHFPKVRIVGRHAGHLDRQREMRVKEAIRKTGPDIIFLAMDFPEQEIWIENNTGYFGKAVVIGVGGALDMLSGADKKAPEWFKERGLIWLWRIIARPYRIRRMWETFYFLLLGIRERFRKQ, from the coding sequence ATGAAGCAATTGAGCGAAATCGTTCACAATTCCTCAAAAGACGAGAGAGATATACTACTAGAATACCAAAATATCGATGTTTCCAAGTTAGAAACATTGAATGTTTTAGGAATTCCAATAGACAATGTCACAACAGATGAAGCGATTGCGAAACTTTTCCGCGTGCTTGAGAAAAAAGAAGGCATGCACCATGTTTTATTCTTAGATCCGATCAAACTCATGAGGATGCGTCCTAAAAAATCGCTCCACCGTATCGCCGAAAAAGCGGGTACCATCTTAGTTGAAGGTGCTGGCATTGGTTGGATGACAAAAGGACGATTAAAAGAAAGAGTCACACCAATTGCAGTGATGATGGATCTCATCCGACTTGCAGAACTCAAAGAATTTACCGCGTTTATCTTTGGCGCAAAAGATGAAATCGTAGAACGTATTTATTTTAATCTCACAAGGCACTTTCCGAAAGTTCGTATTGTTGGTAGGCACGCAGGCCATTTAGATCGCCAACGTGAAATGCGAGTGAAGGAAGCCATTCGTAAAACAGGACCTGATATTATATTCCTTGCCATGGACTTCCCTGAACAAGAAATTTGGATCGAAAACAACACAGGTTATTTTGGTAAAGCTGTTGTGATTGGTGTAGGTGGCGCCTTAGATATGTTATCTGGTGCTGACAAAAAAGCCCCTGAATGGTTCAAAGAACGTGGTCTAATCTGGTTATGGAGAATTATCGCAAGACCATACCGAATCCGACGTATGTGGGAAACGTTTTACTTTCTATTACTTGGAATTCGCGAACGTTTTCGCAAACAATAA
- a CDS encoding lysophospholipid acyltransferase family protein, whose protein sequence is MIPDNKQKPYSKTKYIILSFVVHFIVRVWYLFVRNQKLIIPQESTNVIEQGRDYIIAVFHETTLSLYRHATQYLKRKKKADMVALVSQSKDGEIIHQTFARSGLRSVRGSSTRGGTGAFRNILKEMKQGAVPIFTVDGPKGPRREVKPGVIVTASLTGFPILYLHSCYDRAYVFRSWDRHFFPKFGARLFIQYGKPFLVPKGLTESQIDEYAKKLETEMQANAESLESYVRGLFPDNSIDVPPKNETLTK, encoded by the coding sequence TTGATTCCAGATAATAAACAAAAACCCTATTCCAAAACCAAATACATCATCTTAAGTTTTGTAGTTCACTTCATAGTAAGAGTTTGGTATTTATTTGTACGAAACCAAAAATTGATCATCCCTCAGGAATCAACAAATGTCATCGAACAGGGAAGGGATTACATCATCGCGGTGTTTCATGAAACAACACTTTCACTATACAGGCATGCAACGCAGTACTTAAAACGAAAGAAAAAAGCAGACATGGTGGCACTTGTATCCCAATCCAAAGATGGTGAAATCATCCACCAAACATTTGCCAGGTCTGGCCTTCGTTCGGTACGAGGTTCCTCTACTAGGGGTGGGACGGGTGCATTTCGTAATATCCTAAAAGAAATGAAACAAGGCGCAGTTCCCATTTTCACCGTGGATGGACCCAAGGGCCCAAGAAGGGAAGTAAAACCAGGTGTGATTGTGACTGCCTCTCTCACTGGATTTCCAATTTTGTATCTACATTCCTGTTATGACCGTGCTTATGTATTTCGGAGTTGGGACCGCCATTTTTTCCCAAAATTTGGGGCCAGGCTCTTCATCCAATATGGAAAACCCTTCCTTGTTCCGAAGGGTCTTACGGAAAGCCAAATCGATGAATATGCTAAAAAATTAGAAACAGAAATGCAGGCGAACGCGGAGTCACTGGAATCCTACGTGCGTGGACTCTTTCCTGACAATTCTATTGACGTACCACCTAAAAACGAAACTTTAACCAAGTAA
- a CDS encoding ATP-dependent Clp protease adaptor ClpS → MTGSGASQPSILEETEIKPTKNDGPWKVVLWDDDHHTYEYVIEMLMDVCQMTWEKAFQHAVEVDTRKKTIVFSGELEHAEFVHERILEYGPDPRMSSSKGSMTATLEQ, encoded by the coding sequence ATGACCGGTTCCGGAGCATCCCAACCTTCTATTTTAGAAGAAACCGAAATCAAACCAACCAAAAATGACGGCCCATGGAAGGTCGTTTTGTGGGATGACGACCACCACACCTATGAGTATGTCATCGAGATGCTCATGGATGTTTGTCAAATGACTTGGGAAAAAGCCTTCCAACATGCAGTGGAGGTGGATACCCGTAAAAAAACCATCGTCTTTTCTGGAGAACTAGAACACGCAGAGTTTGTTCATGAGCGGATTTTGGAGTATGGTCCTGACCCTCGTATGAGTTCCTCCAAAGGGTCTATGACCGCAACTTTAGAACAATAA
- a CDS encoding c-type cytochrome, which produces MLSKSQARAFFLGGTFLFGAIFVFLTIDTLRQNDTRTNAQNLTEDVLKGKEIWEKNNCMGCHTLLGEGAYYAPDLTKVVERRGVSWIDVFLDDPQAMFPGERKMVKYNFTKEEKGQVIAFLDWVGKIDANGWPPKPNIPVGSISTAVPPQTTANVVKVSQPEKFSQLCVACHAVGGKGGNVGPALDHVGSKFDVDYLNRWLIDPQVIKPGTNMPKLPLSDTERKDIVTYLSALK; this is translated from the coding sequence ATGCTTTCAAAATCGCAAGCAAGAGCATTCTTTCTGGGTGGAACTTTTTTGTTCGGTGCTATCTTTGTGTTCCTCACAATCGATACCTTGCGACAAAACGATACCCGTACCAATGCGCAAAACTTAACAGAAGATGTGCTAAAAGGGAAAGAGATTTGGGAAAAAAACAATTGTATGGGTTGCCATACCTTACTTGGAGAGGGAGCATATTATGCCCCTGATTTGACTAAAGTGGTCGAGAGAAGGGGAGTTAGTTGGATCGATGTATTCTTAGATGATCCACAAGCAATGTTCCCTGGTGAACGTAAGATGGTGAAATACAATTTTACCAAAGAAGAAAAGGGACAAGTCATCGCATTCCTAGATTGGGTTGGTAAAATTGATGCCAATGGTTGGCCACCAAAACCAAATATCCCAGTTGGTTCAATTTCCACTGCCGTACCTCCACAAACAACTGCCAATGTTGTGAAAGTTTCTCAACCAGAAAAGTTTTCTCAATTATGTGTCGCCTGTCACGCAGTAGGTGGCAAGGGAGGAAATGTTGGACCTGCACTTGATCATGTAGGATCAAAGTTTGATGTCGATTATCTCAACCGATGGTTGATAGATCCACAAGTGATCAAACCGGGAACAAATATGCCAAAGTTGCCGTTAAGTGATACAGAAAGAAAAGATATAGTGACTTATCTTTCTGCATTAAAATAA
- a CDS encoding Rossmann-fold NAD(P)-binding domain-containing protein: MKILLLGGTGLVGKQVLLSLLFYPQIKKVIVWARHFENSSKPNLPIEVIKVTWEDFQSGKVSVPDGIDAVFCCLGTTIGKAGSQEKFREIDYDYPLLAAKQAKEKNVPGFYIITAMGSDAHSSIFYNRVKGELEKELMALSFPFLGIFRPSLLIGEREELRIGEKIGEVLGHIIPFGLFGLKKYKPIQAEYVAKSMIYSLLNDKPTNPSKPMVKIYENDILWEIGKDHSF, translated from the coding sequence ATGAAAATATTGTTACTCGGTGGAACAGGTCTTGTCGGTAAACAAGTGTTATTGTCACTTCTCTTTTATCCTCAGATTAAAAAAGTAATCGTTTGGGCTCGTCATTTTGAAAACTCATCCAAACCAAATCTTCCCATTGAAGTGATAAAAGTCACTTGGGAAGATTTCCAATCAGGTAAAGTGAGTGTTCCAGATGGAATTGATGCCGTGTTTTGTTGTTTGGGTACAACCATAGGTAAGGCTGGGAGTCAGGAGAAATTTAGAGAAATTGATTATGACTATCCACTCCTTGCAGCAAAACAAGCGAAGGAAAAAAATGTCCCAGGTTTTTATATCATTACAGCGATGGGCTCTGATGCTCACTCTTCCATTTTTTACAACCGAGTGAAAGGAGAATTGGAAAAGGAATTGATGGCACTTTCATTTCCCTTTTTAGGAATCTTTAGGCCTTCCCTTCTCATTGGAGAACGAGAAGAACTCCGGATTGGGGAAAAAATTGGAGAGGTACTTGGTCACATCATTCCATTTGGATTATTTGGCTTAAAAAAATACAAACCCATCCAAGCAGAATATGTTGCCAAATCTATGATTTATTCCTTGTTAAATGACAAACCTACAAATCCATCCAAACCGATGGTAAAAATTTATGAAAACGATATTCTGTGGGAGATCGGTAAGGACCATTCTTTTTGA
- the metK gene encoding methionine adenosyltransferase: MSSLKNYIFTSESVSEGHPDKVCDQISDAILDAYLAQDPKSRVACETLVTTNLVVIAGEITSKGKVDTQEIARDVIRKIGYNDINMYFDADFAVVASHVHAQSPDIAQGVNEGEGLHTEQGAGDQGLMFGFAIAETPELMPAPLYYSHKLLEHLSELRHTNKIEWLRPDAKSQVTIQYEDGKPKRVDTVVISTQHKPGVTHKQIEEAVIEECIKKMIPKELLTNTRYFINPTGKFEIGGPHGDTGLTGRKIIVDTYGGMGRHGGGAFSGKDPSKVDRSAAYMGRYIAKNVVAAGLAHKCEVQLAYAIGVAQPVSVLVDTFGTGTISDEEIAKRVLANFKLTPKGIVESLDLLGKGRKYQETAAYGHFGRTGSTFTWEKTDKAEALKKG, encoded by the coding sequence ATGTCCTCTCTTAAAAACTATATCTTCACTTCCGAGTCCGTATCTGAAGGACACCCGGACAAAGTCTGTGACCAAATTTCTGATGCCATTCTAGATGCGTATTTAGCCCAAGATCCAAAGTCCCGTGTTGCTTGTGAAACCCTTGTTACGACAAATCTTGTCGTTATTGCTGGCGAAATCACGAGTAAGGGAAAAGTAGACACACAAGAAATTGCACGCGATGTGATTCGCAAAATTGGATACAACGACATCAATATGTACTTTGATGCTGATTTTGCTGTGGTTGCTTCCCACGTGCATGCACAATCTCCAGACATTGCCCAAGGGGTAAACGAAGGAGAAGGTCTTCACACGGAACAAGGTGCTGGTGACCAAGGATTGATGTTTGGATTTGCAATTGCAGAAACTCCAGAGTTAATGCCAGCTCCTCTTTATTACTCACACAAACTCCTAGAACATCTATCCGAACTTCGCCATACGAACAAAATTGAATGGTTACGACCTGATGCAAAATCACAAGTTACGATTCAATACGAAGATGGAAAACCAAAACGTGTTGATACAGTTGTAATTTCCACACAACACAAACCAGGTGTGACTCATAAACAAATTGAAGAAGCGGTTATCGAAGAGTGTATCAAAAAAATGATTCCAAAGGAATTGTTAACTAACACTCGTTACTTCATTAACCCTACTGGAAAATTTGAGATTGGTGGTCCTCATGGTGATACTGGTCTAACAGGACGTAAAATCATCGTTGATACTTACGGTGGAATGGGTCGCCATGGTGGTGGTGCATTCTCTGGAAAAGATCCATCAAAAGTTGACCGTTCTGCAGCTTATATGGGTCGTTACATTGCGAAAAACGTTGTTGCAGCTGGCCTTGCCCACAAATGTGAAGTTCAATTAGCATACGCAATTGGTGTCGCACAACCTGTATCAGTTCTTGTGGATACTTTTGGAACAGGAACTATTTCTGATGAAGAAATTGCAAAACGAGTACTAGCAAACTTCAAACTCACTCCAAAAGGAATTGTAGAAAGTTTGGATCTCCTTGGAAAAGGAAGAAAATACCAAGAAACTGCTGCTTACGGCCATTTTGGTAGAACTGGAAGCACATTTACTTGGGAAAAAACTGACAAAGCAGAAGCGTTAAAAAAAGGATAA
- a CDS encoding cytochrome c oxidase subunit 3: protein MNETTTEENDSIWYPPGGILIWLIVFVEVITFCMGIGSLVYDKTQNPDGFQTMQKLLHREFAFWNTIFLLTSGFLLAISVYAKENKKEIQFFYGMLGAIFFGFAFLFLKSLEFYDKWTFGYTLDTSVFFSYYWLLTGFHYLHVAVGIIILSIVLLNRKTITLVNLEAGGIFWHMCDLIWLILYPALYLIQ from the coding sequence ATGAACGAAACAACTACCGAGGAAAATGATTCAATTTGGTACCCTCCTGGAGGAATTCTCATTTGGCTCATCGTATTTGTGGAAGTAATCACCTTCTGTATGGGGATTGGATCCTTAGTATATGACAAAACTCAAAATCCAGATGGTTTCCAAACCATGCAAAAACTTTTGCACAGAGAATTTGCTTTCTGGAATACAATTTTCCTGTTAACGAGTGGATTTTTATTAGCCATAAGCGTTTATGCAAAAGAAAACAAAAAAGAGATTCAATTTTTCTATGGAATGTTAGGTGCAATTTTCTTCGGATTTGCTTTTTTATTCCTCAAAAGTCTCGAGTTTTACGACAAATGGACTTTTGGTTATACCTTAGATACAAGTGTATTTTTTAGTTACTACTGGTTACTCACAGGTTTTCATTACTTACATGTGGCCGTAGGAATCATCATCTTATCAATTGTTCTTCTCAACCGCAAAACCATCACCCTTGTGAATTTGGAAGCGGGAGGAATTTTTTGGCATATGTGTGATTTGATCTGGCTTATCCTATACCCAGCATTGTATTTGATCCAATAA